From one Phocaeicola salanitronis DSM 18170 genomic stretch:
- a CDS encoding Gfo/Idh/MocA family protein, which yields MIQLDTVNWGFIGCGEVTEKKSGPAFNMIEGSKVVAVMSRDEEKVKSYARRHNIPRWYTDAQELIGDEDVNAIYIATPPSSHATFAIMAMKAGKPVYIEKPMAATYEDCARINRISQETGVPCFVAYYRRYLPYFQKVRQLVEEGEIGNVINVQIRFAQPPRNLDYNSTNLPWRVQPDIAGGGYFYDLAPHQLDLLQEMFGCILEAEGYKSNRGGLYQAEDTISACFKFESGLPGSGSWCFVAHESAKEDRIEIIGDKGMICFSVFTYEPIGLHTERGREEILPQNPPYVQLPLIKAVVEHLQGKAICTCDGVSATPTNWVMDRILNKL from the coding sequence ATGATACAATTAGACACTGTTAACTGGGGCTTTATCGGCTGCGGAGAAGTAACCGAAAAGAAAAGCGGCCCCGCCTTCAACATGATAGAAGGCTCGAAAGTAGTTGCCGTCATGAGCCGTGACGAGGAAAAAGTGAAGTCGTACGCCCGCCGGCACAATATCCCGCGCTGGTATACCGATGCGCAAGAACTGATTGGGGATGAAGACGTAAACGCCATTTATATCGCTACACCGCCTTCTTCACACGCCACATTCGCCATTATGGCGATGAAAGCAGGAAAGCCTGTCTATATCGAAAAACCAATGGCTGCCACATACGAAGACTGTGCCCGCATCAACCGTATCTCACAAGAGACCGGCGTGCCTTGCTTTGTGGCATATTACCGGCGCTATTTGCCTTATTTCCAAAAAGTGCGCCAATTGGTAGAAGAAGGCGAAATCGGCAATGTCATCAATGTTCAAATCCGTTTCGCACAACCTCCGCGTAACCTGGACTATAACAGCACCAACCTGCCTTGGCGGGTACAGCCCGACATTGCAGGAGGAGGTTATTTCTACGACCTGGCTCCTCACCAGCTGGATTTGTTGCAGGAAATGTTCGGTTGCATTCTGGAAGCCGAAGGCTACAAGAGCAACCGGGGCGGATTGTATCAGGCAGAAGACACCATCAGCGCCTGCTTCAAATTTGAATCCGGATTGCCCGGTTCGGGTTCATGGTGCTTTGTGGCACACGAGTCTGCCAAAGAAGACCGCATCGAAATCATCGGAGACAAGGGCATGATTTGTTTCTCGGTCTTCACCTACGAACCTATCGGGCTGCATACCGAGCGCGGACGGGAAGAGATATTGCCTCAAAATCCGCCTTACGTACAGCTCCCGCTAATCAAAGCTGTAGTGGAGCACTTGCAAGGGAAAGCCATCTGTACCTGCGATGGCGTGAGTGCCACTCCCACCAACTGGGTAATGGACCGCATTCTGAACAAACTGTAA